The following nucleotide sequence is from Flavobacterium sp. N1736.
GTGACTGGCAGCACTTTGTAGATTATACCAATACGCTTCTTCCTTTTCTAAATCGAACAGCTGCAAATATAATGGGGTTTGCCGCCTCTATTGCCGAATTAGTGATAGGAATTTGCCTGTTTATTGGCTTTAAAATAAAATTAGCTTCGATAGGTGCAGCGCTTATAACTTTCACTTTTGCAATTTGTATGATGGCTACATCAGGAATTGGTGCCCCATTTCAATATCCTGTTTTTGTTTTTACAGGTGCAGCACTTGTACTGTCAGGACTGGATAATTTTAAATGGAGTTTCGATAATTACTTAAAGAAATAAAATAAATAGCATGAAAAAAAGATTGTCATTACAGGATGAAGCCTCCATTCATCCTGTAAAATATACCTATGACAAATGTGTCTGGATTAGCTCCTTTACTTTGGCATTTGATTTTTTTACTGCAGCTTCAAATGCTTCCGTGCCAAATGCTTCACCGTCAACGCTTACTTCCTGAATATCAGTTACACCAATGATATTGAAAACAGTTCTTAAATAAGGAGACTGAAAATTCATGTGTTCATTAT
It contains:
- a CDS encoding DoxX family protein: MKNSNEIPQLFLRIALSLGFILPVMDRIGYLGAPGSGKVAWGDWQHFVDYTNTLLPFLNRTAANIMGFAASIAELVIGICLFIGFKIKLASIGAALITFTFAICMMATSGIGAPFQYPVFVFTGAALVLSGLDNFKWSFDNYLKK